Proteins encoded within one genomic window of Haladaptatus sp. QDMS2:
- a CDS encoding metal ABC transporter ATP-binding protein produces MTEEAPLISLSDVSFGYTATPVVEDISLEIESGEYVAVVGPNGSGKSTLMKLMLGLLRPDSGEARLFSQPSHEFDDGARIGYVAQHASASKEMPITVREVVKMGRFPHVGTGRLSAADWDIVDQSLETVGMTAFANRRVTQLSGGQRQRAFIARALAGEADLLVLDEPTVGVDAESVEAFYELLEALNDQGITILLIEHDLGAVADHAHRVVCLNRGIYFDGPTTEFVESDALHRAFGTAVAISGDA; encoded by the coding sequence CATCTCCCTCGAGATCGAGTCGGGCGAGTACGTCGCCGTCGTCGGGCCGAACGGTTCGGGGAAGTCGACGCTGATGAAACTCATGCTCGGCTTGCTCCGCCCCGACAGCGGCGAGGCACGCCTCTTTTCGCAACCGTCTCACGAGTTCGACGATGGTGCGCGAATCGGCTACGTCGCCCAGCACGCGAGCGCCTCGAAGGAGATGCCGATTACCGTCCGCGAAGTCGTGAAGATGGGGCGCTTTCCGCACGTCGGAACCGGTCGGCTCTCGGCTGCCGACTGGGACATCGTAGACCAGTCACTCGAAACGGTGGGGATGACCGCCTTCGCCAACCGTCGGGTGACGCAGCTTTCGGGCGGGCAGCGCCAGCGAGCGTTCATCGCCCGGGCGCTCGCCGGGGAGGCAGACCTGCTCGTCCTCGACGAACCGACCGTCGGCGTGGACGCAGAATCCGTCGAGGCGTTCTACGAACTGCTCGAAGCCCTCAACGACCAGGGCATCACCATCCTGCTCATCGAACACGACCTCGGGGCGGTGGCCGACCACGCACACCGCGTCGTCTGCCTGAATCGCGGCATCTACTTCGACGGGCCGACCACGGAGTTCGTCGAAAGCGACGCCCTCCACCGGGCGTTCGGGACGGCAGTGGCCATCTCGGGTGATGCCTGA